TGTGTGGTAATGAAGAAGGAATTGGAGGAGTTTATGGATTATGACATTGGTTCTTACTGTAAGGATGATTGGAACCTAGCTCAGAAGCTCATGATCCACGGGTGTGACCCCTTGCCCCGACGGAGATGCTTAACTCGAGCCTCCAAGCTGTATCAGAAGCCATACCCGATAAACGAGTCCCTTTGGAGAATCCCTGATGGAAGAAATGTGAGGTGGAGCAATTACCAGTGCAGGAATTTCGAGTGCCTCTCGAGCAAGAACCCGAGAAGGGGGTACACAAAGTGCACGGGGTGCTTCGAGATGGAGAAGGAGAAGCTCAAGTGGGTGGGGAACAACACTTCATTGGCTGTTGATTTCTTGATCAGAGATGTTTTGGGGACTAAACCAGGGGAGATAAGAATTGGGATTGACTTTGGAGTTGGGACAGGGAGTTTTGCAGCAAGAATGAGAGAGCAGAATGTGACAATTGTGTCCACTGCTCTCAACCTGGGGGCACCTTTCAATGAGATGATAGCACTAAGGGGTTTAGTTCCTCTTTATCTGACACTCAACCAAAGGCTTCCTTTCTTTGATAACACCATGGATTTGATCCACACAGCCGGATTCTTGGACGGTTGGATCGATCTGCAGCTGCTGGATTTCATCCTTTTCGACTGGGATCGAGTCCTCAGACCCGGGGGATTGCTGTGGATTGATAAATTCTTCTGTAACAGGAAGGAATTGGATGACTATATGTACATGTTTCTGCAGTTTAGGTACAAGAAACATAAGTGGGCAATTGCACCAAAGTCCAAGGATGAAGTTTACTTGTCTGCATTGCTGGAGAAACCTCCTAGATCTTTAtgatcattaattatattgtttcttTTACTGTTCTGATCTTGTTTGTTATACTCAGATTTAGCTTCCACACGGCCCACTCTGTaactcattattatattataatgatattttttaaataaagtcatatataaataataagtgtgattgtataaaatttatattttagtgaAATTGTACTTATTCTAATTtgctacatttaaaaaaaaatctttttatacataatttattaactaaagatGTGAGCTACAAATACGTAATCTTAATGTTATTTTGGAccaagatccacaatataatgtgcattccaatccatagtataacaattgcttGAGATTAATGGATATTCAATTCCCATTGTAAAGGGAATAACTTATTTCATGGAATTCTATTCCTTCTGTAAAAATCGAATCAAACAGAGGAATAGATATACTCCACGGAGTGACATTTCATTCCCAATGTATTCCACGAACTAAACGTCACATAATTGGTGGATTAATAACTTTTATAAATGTGTTATATGATTATTAAATACTAATgtacttagggtgcgtttggtccatgggtttagctatcaggaatgagaattaaagtcattgttattatttggttgataggtttctAGAAAActactatgagatttgattaccccttaattagaaaactcattccctaattaaataagggtttcattccatTATTCTCCATCCTAATTCgtaatggcaaaaacttgtgcgagaccgtctcaccgtgagacgagCCGGGTCGAGTCGGTGAAGgtgaaaatacaatacttatatgctcaaatgtaatactaatcaggaataaaatttttgttacttataatgtaaatgtaatagttttaagggaaaatgtaatacttttacatttcgatttaaaagtattacatttttcctcaaaagtattatatttttccttataagtaaggggaacattacttattatggaaaatgtaatacttttgatggaaaatataatgcttttacatcaaaatgcaaaagtattactatacatttttcttcatcagaattattatattttccttataaatgacaaaaattttattcttgattagtattacatttgagcatataagtatgacatttgtgcatataagtatggctTTAGCATCTTGATTCaacctgacccgacccgtctcacaaataaggatccgtgagacggtctcacacaagtgtgacccattggtaatttgatttttaagtttggattagtgcttttagatttttgtttttattttttggaataagctaaggttcaaattggccactgaacgtaacctgaaagtgcaattagaccactgaaccaaaaaataaaaaataaaaagtgcaattaggccaccgaacactccaaatgtatgctgATAATGTAAATTCCTCCATGTCTCTAGCAATCATATAATGTATATCAGAATTACATGAAGAATGGAGAGTAAATAGCTCAAAAAATTGAACTCCAGGAAGCCTTTTctcattcatattattattcttgaataaaGTAGAGAGAGAAAGCATTTGAGAGTGTGTTTGGAGGACCAGGGAAAGAGCCAAAAGTCCTTAACATTAAGGGCACTAGTCTCTTTTATAAGGCTAGCAATCGTATAATACGATGGGCATATACGTACAATACTCGTAGGGCGGTatacccggggtatattccctatcatatgcaatttcacctgatagcaggttaccatccatttcatcataTTACCTGCTTACGTGGacggtgagttggcattttaaaataatttttaatgataaattttaaaaatataaattaaaatttaaaaattataattaaaaaaaaaatgtcggGTGGCCGTCGGCCACCCCTTCCCCCCTCCTCCTTTGTCTCCGGTTGGAGATGAAGAACATGTCTTCTTCTCCAGCGGAAACGAAGACAGATCGACGAAGGAGGGGCGGAAGGGGGGTGAGGGAAAGGGTTGCCGGCTGGTCGTcggtgttttttttaaaagtttttaaaattatttattatttattttaatagtttattattaaaaattattttaaaatgccaaatCACCCTTCCAActaagcaggcaacctgatgaaaagGATGATAACATGCTACTAGGTGAAATTACaaacatttggagtgttcagttgtctaattgcactttttttggtttagtggcctaattgcactttcagattacgttcagtggccaatttgtacattatttctttttcttttgttcatattagtgctttggatgtctttatattagaataaattgtcttgattttttgttcctGTATTTTTAAAaggatcatacataaccaaacaacaatattagtaatcattccaatttcaccctactatcaaacatgcaaagtactttcaccaaaactcattatcattgccaagtatttgattcctattCCAATTCCGATTCCATGTGAAGTGATTTTTATATAAGTTGGTTAAATGTGTAGTATAATTTTAAGTTgacaattattttttacttaaaatcTGTAGTATGATCTTACTTctattctcatatatatatatacttcataAATAGAgataattttgttttcttctacatctttaaaaagaatttttttttttttgaaaaccaaataaCCAAATCGATTAATGAAGAAGAGCAGAAATAGAGTCTGGAGGGACAGT
This region of Ipomoea triloba cultivar NCNSP0323 chromosome 15, ASM357664v1 genomic DNA includes:
- the LOC116007340 gene encoding uncharacterized protein LOC116007340, producing the protein MRKLCFPKCRLGRIMGWLQVMLGGLVIIVSISSLFRFYSAGFFLHNEDICRQFYGFKDEYVVGFDIKALTARVEEVLSKMESLQDKLESTVQQMEKNRDELNNDNIPRLEHKRFLEEEVIRPLYAAHIALRQIRLPRNEGIENGATTIREYPLINSFVIEEIRKYITPKENRQGKINIYGTEKVHNTIGHACVVMKKELEEFMDYDIGSYCKDDWNLAQKLMIHGCDPLPRRRCLTRASKLYQKPYPINESLWRIPDGRNVRWSNYQCRNFECLSSKNPRRGYTKCTGCFEMEKEKLKWVGNNTSLAVDFLIRDVLGTKPGEIRIGIDFGVGTGSFAARMREQNVTIVSTALNLGAPFNEMIALRGLVPLYLTLNQRLPFFDNTMDLIHTAGFLDGWIDLQLLDFILFDWDRVLRPGGLLWIDKFFCNRKELDDYMYMFLQFRYKKHKWAIAPKSKDEVYLSALLEKPPRSL